A part of Salvelinus alpinus chromosome 5, SLU_Salpinus.1, whole genome shotgun sequence genomic DNA contains:
- the LOC139576782 gene encoding inositol polyphosphate-5-phosphatase A-like isoform X2: METYTDVLLVTANVGSLFDNVGEIESDWLRELFGTVQSHKPRFIALHFQEVGGKDYMVNMGHAENFFWNIESSEEMRDFDRVCIYVDNHFKNVDSFTALGSMYFIHKSLKNIYQYDFNVKDFKAVSGQNKYVGSLDGVTTMEKEKFPKNFWPDFKWSRKGFMRTRWIIHNQGLDLVNVHLFHDASNLIACNASPSIYSANRQKALRYVINRISESSYTPLPFFLFGDFNFRLDTLSLVQNLSTSAEVQTVKKDSSNEVEKIICEEKDNDHKILLHIETKMFAYLHQAVFREDNGRAILKYDKEIAAFQDVIAEEEIRFPPSYPYSEDYTKPTQYMNTRCPSWCDRILMSHTAQDIIHKPVFLSFALKTNGH; the protein is encoded by the exons ATGGAAACGTACACTGACGTTCTACTTGTCACCGCAAATGTTGGGTCATTATTCGACAAT gTGGGTGAGATTGAGAGTGACTGGCTTCGAGAATTATTTGGG ACTGTCCAGAGTCACAAACCACGCTTCATTGCCCTGCACTTCCAGGAGGTTGGAGGCAAGGACTACATGGTCAATATGGGCCATGCGGAGAACTTCTTCTG GAACATTGAGTCCAGTGAGGAGATGAGGGACTTTGACAGGGTCTGCATCTATGTGGACAACCACTTTAAGAACGTGGACAGCTTCACG GCCCTGGGAAGCATGTACTTCATCCACAAGTCATTGAAAAACATCTACCAATATGATTTTAATG tTAAGGATTTTAAAGCAGTGTCTGGACAAAACAAGTATGTGGGATCCCTGGACGGGGTAACCACAATGGAGAAAGAAAAATTCCCGAAGAATTTCTGGCccgat TTCAAATGGTCTAGGAAGGGATTCATGAGGACCCGGTGGATCATTCACAACCA GGGTCTGGACCTAGTCAACGTACACCTTTTCCATGATGCCTCCAACCTCATTGCCTGTAATGCCAGTCCCTCCATCTACTCAGCCAACCGCCAGAAGGCCCTCAGATATGTCATCAATAG GATATCAGAGAGCAGCTATACTCCACTCCCCTTCTTCCTGTTTGGGGATTTCAACTTCCGCCTGGACACCCTTAGCCTGGTCCAG AACTTGTCCACTTCAGCAGAGGTGCAGACAGTGAAGAAGGACAGCAGTAACGAGGTGGAGAAAATAATCTGTGAGGaaaaggacaatgaccacaag ATTCTTCTCCATATTGAGACCAAGATGTTTGCCTACCTGCACCAGGCAGTGTTCAGAGAGGACAACGGTAGAGCG ATTTTGAAATATGACAAGGAGATTGCAGCCTTTCAAGATGTCATTGCAGAGGAAGAAATCCGGTTTCCACCCAG TTACCCCTATAGTGAAGACTACACTAAACCCACCCAGTACATGAACACTCGCTGCCCCTCCTGGTGCGACCGTATCCTTATGTCTCACACTGCCCAAGACATCATCCACAAG CCTGTTTTCTTGTCCTTTGCACTGAAGACAAATGGCCATTG
- the LOC139576782 gene encoding inositol polyphosphate-5-phosphatase A-like isoform X1, translating into METYTDVLLVTANVGSLFDNVGEIESDWLRELFGTVQSHKPRFIALHFQEVGGKDYMVNMGHAENFFWNIESSEEMRDFDRVCIYVDNHFKNVDSFTALGSMYFIHKSLKNIYQYDFNVKDFKAVSGQNKYVGSLDGVTTMEKEKFPKNFWPDFKWSRKGFMRTRWIIHNQGLDLVNVHLFHDASNLIACNASPSIYSANRQKALRYVINRISESSYTPLPFFLFGDFNFRLDTLSLVQNLSTSAEVQTVKKDSSNEVEKIICEEKDNDHKILLHIETKMFAYLHQAVFREDNGRAILKYDKEIAAFQDVIAEEEIRFPPSYPYSEDYTKPTQYMNTRCPSWCDRILMSHTAQDIIHKRDEGESSVVYNILGPNVCMGDHKPVFLSFALKTNGH; encoded by the exons ATGGAAACGTACACTGACGTTCTACTTGTCACCGCAAATGTTGGGTCATTATTCGACAAT gTGGGTGAGATTGAGAGTGACTGGCTTCGAGAATTATTTGGG ACTGTCCAGAGTCACAAACCACGCTTCATTGCCCTGCACTTCCAGGAGGTTGGAGGCAAGGACTACATGGTCAATATGGGCCATGCGGAGAACTTCTTCTG GAACATTGAGTCCAGTGAGGAGATGAGGGACTTTGACAGGGTCTGCATCTATGTGGACAACCACTTTAAGAACGTGGACAGCTTCACG GCCCTGGGAAGCATGTACTTCATCCACAAGTCATTGAAAAACATCTACCAATATGATTTTAATG tTAAGGATTTTAAAGCAGTGTCTGGACAAAACAAGTATGTGGGATCCCTGGACGGGGTAACCACAATGGAGAAAGAAAAATTCCCGAAGAATTTCTGGCccgat TTCAAATGGTCTAGGAAGGGATTCATGAGGACCCGGTGGATCATTCACAACCA GGGTCTGGACCTAGTCAACGTACACCTTTTCCATGATGCCTCCAACCTCATTGCCTGTAATGCCAGTCCCTCCATCTACTCAGCCAACCGCCAGAAGGCCCTCAGATATGTCATCAATAG GATATCAGAGAGCAGCTATACTCCACTCCCCTTCTTCCTGTTTGGGGATTTCAACTTCCGCCTGGACACCCTTAGCCTGGTCCAG AACTTGTCCACTTCAGCAGAGGTGCAGACAGTGAAGAAGGACAGCAGTAACGAGGTGGAGAAAATAATCTGTGAGGaaaaggacaatgaccacaag ATTCTTCTCCATATTGAGACCAAGATGTTTGCCTACCTGCACCAGGCAGTGTTCAGAGAGGACAACGGTAGAGCG ATTTTGAAATATGACAAGGAGATTGCAGCCTTTCAAGATGTCATTGCAGAGGAAGAAATCCGGTTTCCACCCAG TTACCCCTATAGTGAAGACTACACTAAACCCACCCAGTACATGAACACTCGCTGCCCCTCCTGGTGCGACCGTATCCTTATGTCTCACACTGCCCAAGACATCATCCACAAG agggatgagggagagagcagTGTGGTTTACAACATACTGGGCCCTAATGTCTGCATGGGCGACCACAaa CCTGTTTTCTTGTCCTTTGCACTGAAGACAAATGGCCATTG